TTCAGTGTCTACATCCCTTCCAGGGTTGAAGCCTGGCCTGGAACTGAACTTTGGGGCCCTGGCTGTTAGGACTTACAACTTGTAGGAGACTGTTCCTAGTGCCACTCTGATGGACCTTTTCTTACACAATTGGTGCCTGAGAGCTTACTCTCTTTAAAGCAGGTGTGTGGGCACGTATCCTTTGGCTCAAGCTAGGCTTGCACTCTGTTCTGATGAAAAGAGGTGTATAtttagaggaaaggaaagaaaagaaccttCTTTGCATCAGGGAAGAACATTACTACCAGGCCTCAAAGCCTTTTTAGTTCACAAGGAAAGGGTTTGGgatcttgctttctttctctaatGATTCACAGGGAAGACTTCCAGCAATACAAAGGATGTAACTGTGTCTGAACCTAGGGGCTACAGTGATTCAAAAGAAAGGACAGTGAGAACTCTGGGTATCTCTTGGACTGATGATTTCAAATGAACACTCCAAAATGGTGCAAAGAGGTTCAGATgctacagaaagaaataaaaactataaacaatatgACCAATAGCATAGGAAAGCTGGGCTCACTAGTATAAGCTGACCTTGCAAGTTGGTACCACACTGGTTCAATTTggcttacacatttttttttgcccACATGGGACATTTAAAATGTAgttgacatatttatttttagttagaaatattgtaaatttcatttaaatgtatGCATTTCTGGCTTCCCTTGAAAAAATCAGATGGCCCGGTAACACTGACTGGAATGGAGCAGCAGCTGCCCCCTGCTCTCCAATTTTCACAGCCCTAGCTCTCCCATGGCATTAGAACAGGGCCACCTCACCAGTCAAAAGCACCTGCCTGTATTCTGTAGGCATTTGCATTTGGGACCCATGATATAGGCTCATATGGTGTTTGCTAGGGAAAGACTGGGGTGACAAAGTCTGACTGAGTTAGTAAGCTTGAGACAACACTAGTAAAAGGCTATGAGGCTATCACGGCTCTATTCAGAAGGATTTCTATGGAGAAATGGGGACCAAAGCAAAGTTCCATAGCTGCTGGGGTAGAGGAGCAAGACAGTCAGTCACATGAGACTGAAAACTTTGATGGGACAACATGTTTATATTGGTAGCTCTTATAAATGGGAAAGACAGTTTCCTAGTTATACAGCATTCACTGTGCCACCACATGCCTGTGTGTGAGGGGATGGACAGCAGACTCAAATTATATTGtcatcttttcctttcattttgccCTATGGATTAGCTCAggtgtctctttttctttcttcctttctctttctttctctccctttccctttccctctccctctccctctctctgtctctgtctcaccACTTCACACAGTTAGATCATCTGATCTGGCCCGGCTGCTGTTTTTGCTCAGCCTGCTTAGGGGTCTGGTGTCATCCCCAGTCACCTTTGGGCACAGGGAAGGTGCCTTCTCAGTGGGCAGGCTTTGCTTTGACACCTTCTCAGCCAACAGCTCTTGTTCCTCACCCACCTTCCCCACTCTGGGGGTCTCTACTTCCTCCCCTTCTAACACTGCTGCAGTCCCCTGCCCTCCTGTGCtcactctctcttcttcctgcctcttctCAACCACCTCGGGTTCTGCTCTTTCCTCTACTGGTTGCTCGATCCCCTCAACTTCCTGTTCTCCCACCTGAGCATAGGAAGGCAGTGTCTCTTGGTAAGCAGCAGACAGGTCCCCTGGAGGCCCTGTGCCCATCTGCTCCTCAAACTGACTGAAAGGCTTGGCAGAAAGTGGGCTGGTATCCACCATGCCGACCTCAGTCAAAGGAAAATAGTGGGACACTATTTTCTCTTCTTCGAGGAGCTGGTAGCCCTTGGCTTTCTGGATGGAGGAGACAGTGATGGAGTGGAGGGACTTCTCTGGAATCTCCCCCAGTGGCTGCTCTATGGACCTCTTGAAGGCAGACTGGATCCTCTTCAGGCCCAGGTGGCTCATCTCCAGAATATTGAGGAAGAGGGACACAGAGGCCACAGACAACATGAACAGGATGAAGACGGTTTTCTCTGTGGGCCGTGACACAAAGCAGTCCACCACATTGGGGCAGGGCCACCGGCTGCAGCGATAGAGGGGCAGAATCTGGAACCCGTATAGGAAGTAGTGACCCACTATGAAGCCCACCTCAAAGAGGGTCTTGAAGATGATGTGGCAGATGTAGGTCCTCAGCAAGGTCCCCTCCAGCCTTAACTTGATgcctttgctgctgctgctgctcttcctgATGCTGCtctggtcaggggggagtggccCCCTCTCACCACAGTTGCCTGCTGCCTGCTGGCACAGCTCCTGTGCCTCACACTCTTTGCGCTTCTCTTCACTGCGCACATGGTGCATGGCGTGGCCGACGTAGACCAACGACGGTGTGGAGACGAAGATGATCTGTAGCACCCAGAGGCGGATATGGGAGATGGGGAAGGCCTCATCGTAGCAGACGTTCTCGCAGCCCGGCTGCTGGGTGTTGCACACAAAGTCGGACTGCTCATCCCCCCATACAAACTCAGCGGCTGTG
The sequence above is drawn from the Desmodus rotundus isolate HL8 chromosome 12, HLdesRot8A.1, whole genome shotgun sequence genome and encodes:
- the GJA8 gene encoding gap junction alpha-8 protein, which translates into the protein MGDWSFLGNILEEVNEHSTVIGRVWLTVLFIFRILILGTAAEFVWGDEQSDFVCNTQQPGCENVCYDEAFPISHIRLWVLQIIFVSTPSLVYVGHAMHHVRSEEKRKECEAQELCQQAAGNCGERGPLPPDQSSIRKSSSSSKGIKLRLEGTLLRTYICHIIFKTLFEVGFIVGHYFLYGFQILPLYRCSRWPCPNVVDCFVSRPTEKTVFILFMLSVASVSLFLNILEMSHLGLKRIQSAFKRSIEQPLGEIPEKSLHSITVSSIQKAKGYQLLEEEKIVSHYFPLTEVGMVDTSPLSAKPFSQFEEQMGTGPPGDLSAAYQETLPSYAQVGEQEVEGIEQPVEERAEPEVVEKRQEEERVSTGGQGTAAVLEGEEVETPRVGKVGEEQELLAEKVSKQSLPTEKAPSLCPKVTGDDTRPLSRLSKNSSRARSDDLTV